One region of Deltaproteobacteria bacterium genomic DNA includes:
- a CDS encoding DUF3014 domain-containing protein, translating to MRRRTSSGWWVAALALVALGVGAYVLFLRGQPEVSPPAPEAVSPVPVPGTAVAPTSPEPTTTPPESVPGTTLPPLAESDAVVRELAGGLSSDPGLSRWLSVDRLIQRFVAAVDNIAEGTSPRPHLLFLAPEATFQTVTRNGRPYVDPRSYQRYDAVADVVASLDAQRSVARYRQLQPLCEDAWRELGHPGRFDDALAKTIHALLVTPVVDGDIELHPKVVSYAFADPRLEALSAAQKHFLRMGPRNVRLIQGQVRALAAALGVPESEPRP from the coding sequence ATGAGGCGGAGGACGTCCTCCGGATGGTGGGTCGCTGCGCTCGCGCTCGTCGCTCTCGGCGTCGGCGCCTATGTCCTGTTCCTGCGCGGGCAGCCGGAGGTCAGTCCACCCGCGCCCGAGGCTGTCTCTCCCGTCCCGGTGCCGGGCACCGCGGTCGCACCGACCAGCCCGGAGCCGACCACGACGCCGCCGGAGAGCGTGCCCGGGACGACGCTGCCGCCGCTCGCCGAGAGCGACGCGGTGGTGCGAGAGCTGGCGGGGGGCCTCTCCTCGGATCCCGGGCTGTCCCGCTGGCTCTCCGTCGACCGGCTGATCCAGCGCTTCGTTGCCGCGGTCGACAACATCGCGGAGGGGACGAGCCCGCGCCCTCACCTGCTCTTCCTGGCTCCCGAAGCGACCTTCCAGACCGTCACGCGCAACGGACGCCCGTACGTCGATCCCAGGAGCTACCAGCGGTACGACGCCGTCGCCGACGTCGTCGCCTCGCTCGATGCACAACGCTCCGTCGCGCGGTACCGCCAGCTCCAGCCGCTGTGCGAGGACGCCTGGCGTGAGCTCGGGCATCCCGGCCGCTTCGACGATGCGCTGGCGAAGACCATCCACGCGCTCCTCGTCACACCCGTCGTCGACGGCGACATCGAGCTTCACCCCAAGGTCGTCTCCTACGCCTTCGCCGATCCCCGGCTGGAGGCGCTGAGCGCGGCCCAGAAGCATTTCCTCCGCATGGGGCCACGCAACGTGCGGCTGATCCAGGGCCAGGTGCGTGCCCTGGCGGCGGCGCTCGGCGTGCCGGAGAGCGAACCCCGCCCGTGA
- a CDS encoding general secretion pathway protein GspK: protein MCRRRESGLALVAAVTALALMSVLALGLAETSALDERLAEKSLAALQAQALARSGVAVAAVVLAETGAAGTPDTLRAPWAVGVGRQPLGAGWVEVHVEDEARRLDLNAPELADAVPRLLTLLGLDPRLADALADWTDADDTPRPHGAEREWYLAQAPPLVPRNAPFASVGELALVRGIDAAALARLRPFVAVADEHAVNPNTASREVLLAVVQDVAAVDRLLAERARRPLAGEDSAALLPDAPDAVRLVLTPRGQHYTVRAVGGVGAVRRAVEATLSAPAGVEPEIVAWRAVER, encoded by the coding sequence GTGTGCCGCCGGCGTGAGAGCGGCCTGGCGCTCGTGGCCGCGGTCACGGCGCTCGCGCTGATGAGCGTGCTGGCGCTCGGCCTGGCGGAGACGAGCGCGCTCGACGAGCGCCTCGCCGAGAAGTCGCTCGCCGCGCTCCAGGCGCAGGCCCTCGCGCGCTCCGGCGTCGCCGTCGCGGCCGTCGTGCTCGCCGAGACGGGCGCTGCCGGGACGCCCGACACGCTCCGCGCGCCGTGGGCGGTCGGCGTGGGCCGCCAGCCGCTCGGCGCCGGCTGGGTCGAGGTGCACGTCGAGGACGAGGCCCGCCGCCTCGACCTCAACGCGCCGGAGCTGGCGGACGCGGTGCCCCGGCTGCTCACGCTCCTCGGCCTCGATCCCCGCCTGGCCGACGCGCTCGCCGACTGGACCGACGCCGACGACACGCCGCGCCCGCATGGCGCCGAGCGGGAGTGGTATCTGGCGCAGGCGCCGCCGCTCGTGCCGCGGAACGCGCCGTTCGCCAGCGTGGGGGAGCTGGCGCTCGTGCGTGGGATCGATGCCGCGGCGCTGGCGCGGCTCAGGCCCTTCGTGGCCGTCGCCGACGAGCATGCGGTCAATCCCAACACAGCCTCGCGCGAGGTGCTGCTCGCGGTGGTGCAGGACGTGGCGGCGGTCGATCGGCTCCTCGCCGAGCGCGCGCGACGGCCGCTCGCGGGCGAGGACAGCGCGGCGCTGCTCCCCGACGCCCCCGACGCCGTCCGCCTCGTTCTCACGCCGCGCGGGCAGCACTACACGGTGCGGGCCGTGGGCGGCGTCGGGGCGGTCCGTCGGGCCGTCGAGGCGACGCTCTCGGCGCCGGCGGGGGTGGAGCCGGAGATCGTGGCGTGGCGGGCCGTCGAGAGGTAG
- a CDS encoding prepilin-type N-terminal cleavage/methylation domain-containing protein: MTPGTSTPRSRWPSSTLRREARPHPGRGRDLRRCRRAHLPDRRARALGAGTRAPARRPAPGNRPRDAPALGGQARTGYPPRRRGLPARGRRLARRAPVPAGLHRRSGGTPLARDRGCVWRHVHRGGRPPGDSPRVARPRPRAHADAQGRRRARRRRDRGCGDAGGHICRGQARRARHDVADRGAFPRRPRGGADRRHRGVGPRRRAAPTDWHHRPRRRRRGEGRGVGAAREPARAERARRSPDARAGPRHVPGPAAVDRRPAGVGRRYRRAPRRPHRDDRCAPLRGSTVRRRRGITLLEVLVALVILAVGVTALQRLLARSVATVTADGRTTRAMLLAQALLAEAEVQPPEPGRSDGVRPGGLRFEREVRRTLHPALREVRVRVYPEAGGTACEVMEMIRVPPA; the protein is encoded by the coding sequence ATGACCCCGGGCACTTCGACGCCACGGTCGAGGTGGCCGAGCTCCACGCTGCGCCGTGAGGCTCGCCCGCATCCTGGTCGCGGGCGCGATCTTCGCCGGTGTCGTCGCGCTCACCTTCCCGACCGACGCGCTCGTGCGCTGGGCGCTGGCACGCGCGCTCCCGCCCGGCGGCCCGCGCCTGGAAATCGACCACGCGACGCTCCGGCCCTGGGGGGTCAGGCTCGCACCGGCTACCCTCCGCGACGCCGAGGGCTACCGGCTCGCGGTCGCCGACTGGCTCGTCGCGCGCCCGTCCCTGCTGGGCTTCATCGACGATCCGGCGGGACGCCCCTGGCGCGTGACCGGGGCTGCGTATGGCGGCACGTTCACCGCGGTGGTCGACCGCCGGGTGACTCTCCTCGAGTGGCACGACCTCGACCTCGCGCGCATGCCGACGCTCAAGGTCGGCGGCGAGCGCGTCGGCGGCGCGACCGAGGGTGCGGCGACGCTGGAGGCCACATCTGCCGGGGGCAGGCTCGACGTGCGCGGCATGACGTGGCCGACCGCGGCGCGTTTCCTCGTCGGCCCCGAGGCGGTGCCGATCGACGCCACCGTGGGGTGGGACCTCGCCGGCGGGCGGCTCCTACTGACTGGCATCACCGCCCACGGCGCCGGCGTCGAGGCGAAGGGCGCGGGGTCGGTGCGGCTCGCGAGCCCGCTCGGGCGGAGCGCGCTCGACGTTCACCTGACGCTCGCGCCGGGCCCCGACACGTCCCCGGGCCTGCGGCGGTTGATCGCCGACCTGCCGGCGTCGGCCGACGGTACCGACGCGCGCCGCGTCGCCCTCACCGGGACGATCGATGCGCCCCGCTTCGAGGCAGCACCGTGAGGCGGCGCCGCGGCATCACCCTCCTCGAGGTGCTGGTGGCGCTCGTCATCCTCGCCGTCGGCGTGACCGCGCTCCAGCGCCTCCTCGCGCGGAGCGTCGCGACCGTGACGGCCGACGGGCGGACGACCCGCGCCATGCTGCTCGCGCAGGCGCTCCTCGCCGAGGCGGAGGTGCAGCCGCCCGAGCCGGGCCGGAGCGACGGCGTGCGGCCCGGCGGCCTCCGCTTCGAGCGCGAGGTCCGGCGCACGCTGCACCCGGCGCTGCGCGAGGTGCGCGTGCGCGTCTACCCGGAGGCGGGCGGGACGGCCTGCGAGGTGATGGAGATGATCCGTGTGCCGCCGGCGTGA